The Actinomycetota bacterium nucleotide sequence GGACCGCGCGCCCCAGCAGGAGCCGGGAATGCACGCTGGGGACGAAGGTCACCGAGAACGGCCCCAGCTCGTACACGCGATACGGCTCGACCTCGACGGCGCGCTCCCCCAGCCCGTGCAGCTCCATCAGCCTGCCCAGCGAACGGGACCCCAGTGCAGGACACGAGAAGCGGCGGGCCACGGCCGGTGCGTCGACGGCGTGATCGAAGTGGGTGTGGCCGACCAGCACGCCGACCACGGGTCCGGGTGGATCCAGGAACCGGTCCAGCATGGCCGGGTCCGGGAGGACGGGCCGGCGCCGGAGTAGGCTGGCCAGCGGCGCCCGGGAGACGTACGGGTCGATCAGCAGGGTGTGGCCCTCGAAGGTCAGCCGGAACCCGGCCACCCCCAGCCATTCCAGCTCCAGGCCCTTCGGCAGGCCGAGCTGGGTCGTCTCCAGCTCCCGGAGGGCCTCGCGGTTCCGGCCGGCCTGCCGTCGGCGCGTGGCGGCGGAGCGCGCTATCGCGAAGAGGTGCCGGGCCGGATCGAGCACGGGCCGGACCGTATCACCGGCCGGTACGCTTGGATCGTGGCGCCTTCCCCCGATCTCGCCTGGCAGCCGTCGCTGCTGGCCGTGGACGAGGTCGTGTCCATCGATCCGTCGTTCTCGGCGCTGGAGCGCGTCCACCTGGACGGCGAGGCGTGGGTGGACCACTGCCCGGAGTGGATCACCGGGTCGGACCGGCTGTTCGACGAGGTCCTTACAGGACGACAGTGGCAGCAGCGCTCGCGGCGTATGTACGACAAGACCGTCCAGGAACCGAGGCTCACCTCGCCGTGGAACGCCACCTCGGGCCAGCCGCTGGAACCGCCCGTCCTCGAGGCCATCCGCACGGCGCTGTCCGAGCGATACGGGCGGGAGTTCGATTCGGTCGGCTTCAACCTGTACCGGGACGGGCGCGACAGCGTGGCGTGGCACGGCGACCGCCTCACCCGCGAGATCGAGGACCCCATCGTGGCCCTGGTGTCCCTGGGCGAGCCCCGGAAGTTCCTGCTCCGCCCGAAGGGTGGCGGGAAGTCGCGGACGTTCGTGCTGGGGCGAGGGGACCTCCTGGTCACCGGCGGGAAGACCCAGGAGACGTGGGAGCACAGCGTCCCCAAGGTCGCCGCGGCCGGCCCCCGCATCAGCCTGGCCTACCGCCACAACCTCGACGTCCGCGCCTACGCGCACAAGAGGGTCGAGGACGTCACCGGCGACGGCGACGGCACCGGCGACGGCGGCGGCGTGGTCGACGCCGGCCCGTAACCGTCGGTCGCTACAGGGCCCGGCGCAGCAGCCACCGCCGCAGCCTGGTGTACGGCGGGTACTGGATCGGCGGCTCGAACCGCGTGGGCTTCTCCAGCACGCTCTTTCGGTGGCTGAACGTCTCGAAGCCGTTTCGGCCGTGGTAGGCGCCCATCCCACTGGCGCCGACGCCGCCGAACGGCAGCTCCGGCACGGCCAGCTGCACGACGCAGGTGTTCACGCACGCGCTGCCCGACGACGTCCGTGCGACGACCCGGCGGGCGGCGGCCCGGTCGTTCGAGAACACGTACAGCGAGAGCGGCTTCGGCCGGGCGTTGACGAACTCGATCGCCTGGTCGAGGCCGTCCACGCCGATCACCGGCAGGATGGGCCCGAAGATCTCCTCCTCCATGACCGGCGCGTCCGGTGACACGCCCCGCAGGATGGTCGGCGGAAAGTACCGGTCGCTCCGGTCGGCCTCGGCCGGTCCTCCGCCCATCACCGCCTCGAACCCGCCGGCCTCGAGCAGGCCGGTGAGCCGGCCGAAGTGCTGGTCGTTCACGATGCGCGGGTAGTCCGGGCTCTTCCTGGGGTCGTCGCCGTAGAACTCGCGGACCCTCGCGGCCAGCCGTTCCACCAGGGCCCCTTCCGCGTCGCGGTGCACCAGCACGTAGTCCGGCGCCACGCACGTCTGCCCCGCGTTCAGGAACTTGCCGAACGCGATCCGGCGGGCGGCGACGTCGAGGTCGGCGTCCCGGTCCACGATGGCGGGGCTCTTGCCACCGAGCTCCAGGGTGACCGGCGTGAGATGCCGGGCCGCCGCCTCCATGACGATGCGGCCGATCCTCCCGTTCCCGGTGTAGAAGATGTGGTCGAACCGCTCCGCCAGCAGCGCCTGGGACTCGGGCACCCCGCCCTCCACGATCGCCGCCGCGTCCGGGTCCAGGTACCGGGGGACCAGGCGGGCGATGGCCTCCGACGTCGCGGCCGTGATCTCCGAGGGCTTCCCGATCACGGCGTTTCCCGCCGAGATCGCCGCGGCCATGGGCAACAGCACCAGGTGCACGGGGTAGTTCCAGGGCCCGATCACCAGCCCGACCCCCAGCGGCTCGCGCAGGATGGTCGCCCTGGCCGGCCGGAGCACGATCGGGACGGGGACCCGCTCGGGCGCCATCCAGGCATCGAGGTTCCTCAGCATGTGATCGATCTCGCGCCACACGAACCGGAGCTCCGCGGTCCAGGACTCGATGGCGGCCCGTCCCAGGTCGGCATGCAGGGCCTCGGTGAGCTCCCGCTCGCCCTCGGTCAGCAGGCGCTGCATCTGCCGGAGCTGCTGTTTGCGCCACGCGGCCGGGCGGGTCCGCCCGGCATCGAAGGCCCGGCGCAATCGCGCCACCAGCTCTCGGGCCCCCTCGGCAGGAACGTCCTCTTCGCGGGCTTCCCTCAGCGCACGCACGGGCTCGGCCATGGCACGATCCCCCTTACCCCGATCGGATCTCCGCGACCCACTCCCGCAGGCGCGGCAGGTGCTCGTCGTAGTGCTCGGCCCCGGCCTTGCGGATCCAGAACCGCGCCTCCGGCGGCAGGTCCCGGAACTCCTTCCACTCCTGGAGCATCCGCGTGCGCGCCGACCACGCCTGGGCCCGAACGATGTCGAGCGGAACGTCCTTCATGGCCTCCAGGAACCGCTCATTCATGGCCTCGACGTCGATCTCCTCGGGCCGGTACGTGCCGCCACGGATCCGCTCCAGGATGACGCCCGCCTCTGCCAGCCAGCCCCCGATGTGCGCGAGCATGTCCTTCGCCGACCACCCCTCCGGGTAGTACCCCGGACGCTCGGCCTGCTCCGGCGTAAGGGAGTCCATCAGGGAATGCAGCTCGTCCCACCCGGCATCCTCCGCCGCCAGCAACTCAGAGAAGGTCACGCCGTGACGTTACTCGAATCGCGCCGGCGGCTCGGATACCATCGCGCGGTGCGAGCCCTCGTCGACGGCGTTCGGCTGTTACTTCACCGACCAGGCGGTGCCATCCGAGTGCTCGATCAGCGTGTGGTGGCTGGAGTTTCCCCCGGAGTACCCGACCGCCCACACGTCCTTGGCCGTCCGTGCGCTCACGCCGAGCAGCTCGTTCTCGGCGCCCTTTCCGTTCGGGCTCCCCACCTTGGTCCACTTCACCCCGTCCCAGTGCTCGATCACTGTCTTCACCGTCGCGGTCCCCGAGGAGCCCACGGCCCACGCGTCGGTGGAGGAGAGCCCGCTCACGGCGGCCAGCGCGCTCTCCTTGGTCACGTTCGGGCTCGCCACCTTGGACCAGCTCGTGCCGTTCCAGTGCTCGACGAGGGTCTCGTCGCCCGAGCGCGCATTGAAATAGCCGACCGCCCAGACGTCGTTCGTTGACACGGCGCTCACGCCGGTCAGCTCGCTGTCGCTGCCGGACGGATCCACGCCGGGCACGGCCGTCCATGCCGTGCCGTTCCAGTGCTCGATCAGCGTCTTCGGTCCTGAACCCGACACGTAGAACCCGACCGCCCATACGTCCGACGAGGACAGTGCGCTGACGGCCGACAGGACGTTCCCCGCGCCGCCTCCCGGATCGACGCTGGGGACCTGGGACCAGGAGATCCCGTTCCAGTGCAGGATGAGCGACTTGGGCGCGCCGGAGTAGCCGACCGCCCACACGTCGGAGGCCGACAGGGCGCTCACCCCGGCCAGGCCGTTCCCGAACGGGCTCGGGTTCGGGCTGGGGACGACATTCCAGTGCTTTCCGTCCCAGTGGTCGATCAGGGTCCGGTCGTTGCCCGTGGTGTTGGTGTACCGACCGACGGCCCAGACGTCGCTCGAGGAGACCGCGCTCACGCCGAGGAGCTCGGCCTTGTGGCTGGGAGGGCTCGGGCTGGAGACACGCGACCAGCCCGTGCCATGGCGGCGCTCCGTCGTGGCGTTGAAGTCGCCGATGTCGGAAGGGGTCGGGAAGAGCTTGCCGGCCGCCCAGGCGTCCGTCGGGGAGAGGGCGCTGACGGCGGAGAGCTCCCCGACCAGGCCGCTTCCCAGGGCTGTGCCTGGCGACGCGGACGACCCCAGCACGAACCCGGACGCCGACGATATCGCCGCCAGGGAGCACACCAGCGCCCAACGGCGAAGCGACCTCATGCCACCACGACCGAATCCACGGGAGAGGACATCCTGCTGGGACCCGATTATCGTGGCAACCGCCCTTTCAAAGTGGCCGGGAAGGATGGTCTGACGGCGGTGGGCAAGCGACGATCGATCAGCCTGCGGTGGGGCCTCGCCGTCTCCGTGCTGATCGTGGGCGCGATAGCGTTCCCCGGCACCTCCGGCGCCGCCCCGTCACGCCGGCCGGATGCCTGGATCAAGCTCTGCGGACCCGCGAACACCTGCCTGTTCGCCCCGTGGCACCCCTGGTTCGGAAACAACGCGTACAACACCACCGGGCACGGCCAGCTGGTCTCGGCCGGCGTGGAAGAGGGGAACATGATCCGCTTCTGGGTCTTGCTCCAGAACGACGGAACCCTCGACGGGACCCTCCGCGTGAAGGGATGCTCCGGCAGCCAGACGTTCCCCGTGTTGTCGGTGAACGAGGGAGCGTGGAGGTCCCACACGAATCAGGCCACGATCACCTCGGGGTTCAAGGCGGGAACCGCGTCGTTCCCCGCACCCGCCGGATCGGCGGCGAAGAACACGATCATCACGATCACCTTCCGAGCGAGCACCACGGTCGCGGGGGCCAGCTACACCTGCCACGTCACGGTGAGCTCCAGCGCGGACCCGGCGACGAAGGACACCGTGGTGGCGAAGATGACAACGATCTGAGCCCGGGGTCAGTCTTTCGGCGGCAGCGGTGGACCGACGAACTCCTGGTGAAAGCGGCTGCCGATCTCCTTGAGCGTTTCCTTGTCGACGAACTGCTCGTCGGCGGGCGGCAGCCCAAGGGACCGGGCCGGCTTCCCACCCTCGCGGAAGAACCCTTCGACACCCGCGGGCCCGAAGAACAGGAGCAGGCGGGCCTCCGCGGAATCGACGCGGAACGCATGCGGGACATCGCGAGGGCCATAGATGAGCGAGCCGGCCACCACTTCGGCCACGGCGTCACCGTGCTGGACACGAACCTCGCCGGAGAGGACGACGAAGAACTCGTCCTCCGCTCGGTGGATGTGGAGCGGAGAGGCGAACCCCTTGGGCAGCAGCCACTCCACCGCCGCGAAGCGTCCCTCCGTCTGGTCCCCGGTCGCCTTGAGAACTGCCAGTGCCCCGTTGAACCACAACGCCTCGCCCTCGCCCGGCCCCAGCCCGTAACCGCCGCTCGTTCCCGGAATTGACATCCGCCCCCCCTCCGAGGCTCGGTCTCGTCGATGGAGCATACCCGTGCGTCGACCGGAGCCGCGCTTTCGAGCACACGCCGCTTCCGAGCGGGACCTCTTGGGTTTGGTGGAGGAGCTACGCGTCCTGCTTGCTCAGGAGCCTTGACGATCAGACATGGTTGTAATACTCTGTCGTGCATGGCGCTTCGGAGATCGACTCGCGTGCTGACCGTTTCCGTCCCGCCTCAGACTGCGGAGGACTTCGAGAAGATCGCAGACGAGGAGGGTCGGAACAAGAGCGAATTGTTCCGCGAGATGCTGCGTGTGTACAGGACCTGGCGGAAGACGCAGCGATTCGAGTCCCTCCAGCGGTATGGGGCCGCCCGCACGAGCCGTCTAGGTATCAAATCCGAGAAGGACGTCGAGCGCCTGATCCAAGAGCTCCGCAAGAGTTGAGAGTCGTCCTCGACACCAACGTCTTGGTCTCGGCGTTCAACTTTCCGGGAGGGCCTCCTGAAGAGGTCTACCGCCTAGCTCTCGAAGGGGTGATCGACCTCGTCATATCGCCTCCGCTGCTCGCGGAGCTCGCCCGCGTCCTGACCGAGAAGTTCGATTGGGAAGCCGTCCGCGTCGAGGAAGCAATAGCCGAAGTCGCAGATACTGGTGTCGTCGTCCGCCCGAATGAGAGGGTCCGCGTGGTCGAGGATGATCCGGCCGACGACCG carries:
- a CDS encoding alpha-ketoglutarate-dependent dioxygenase AlkB, with translation MALEGQPEPGHPQPFQLQALRQAELGRLQLPEGLAVPAGLPSARGGGARYREEVPGRIEHGPDRITGRYAWIVAPSPDLAWQPSLLAVDEVVSIDPSFSALERVHLDGEAWVDHCPEWITGSDRLFDEVLTGRQWQQRSRRMYDKTVQEPRLTSPWNATSGQPLEPPVLEAIRTALSERYGREFDSVGFNLYRDGRDSVAWHGDRLTREIEDPIVALVSLGEPRKFLLRPKGGGKSRTFVLGRGDLLVTGGKTQETWEHSVPKVAAAGPRISLAYRHNLDVRAYAHKRVEDVTGDGDGTGDGGGVVDAGP
- a CDS encoding aldehyde dehydrogenase family protein — translated: MAEPVRALREAREEDVPAEGARELVARLRRAFDAGRTRPAAWRKQQLRQMQRLLTEGERELTEALHADLGRAAIESWTAELRFVWREIDHMLRNLDAWMAPERVPVPIVLRPARATILREPLGVGLVIGPWNYPVHLVLLPMAAAISAGNAVIGKPSEITAATSEAIARLVPRYLDPDAAAIVEGGVPESQALLAERFDHIFYTGNGRIGRIVMEAAARHLTPVTLELGGKSPAIVDRDADLDVAARRIAFGKFLNAGQTCVAPDYVLVHRDAEGALVERLAARVREFYGDDPRKSPDYPRIVNDQHFGRLTGLLEAGGFEAVMGGGPAEADRSDRYFPPTILRGVSPDAPVMEEEIFGPILPVIGVDGLDQAIEFVNARPKPLSLYVFSNDRAAARRVVARTSSGSACVNTCVVQLAVPELPFGGVGASGMGAYHGRNGFETFSHRKSVLEKPTRFEPPIQYPPYTRLRRWLLRRAL
- a CDS encoding ClbS/DfsB family four-helix bundle protein; the encoded protein is MTFSELLAAEDAGWDELHSLMDSLTPEQAERPGYYPEGWSAKDMLAHIGGWLAEAGVILERIRGGTYRPEEIDVEAMNERFLEAMKDVPLDIVRAQAWSARTRMLQEWKEFRDLPPEARFWIRKAGAEHYDEHLPRLREWVAEIRSG
- a CDS encoding cupin domain-containing protein, yielding MSIPGTSGGYGLGPGEGEALWFNGALAVLKATGDQTEGRFAAVEWLLPKGFASPLHIHRAEDEFFVVLSGEVRVQHGDAVAEVVAGSLIYGPRDVPHAFRVDSAEARLLLFFGPAGVEGFFREGGKPARSLGLPPADEQFVDKETLKEIGSRFHQEFVGPPLPPKD
- a CDS encoding ribbon-helix-helix protein, CopG family, giving the protein MLTVSVPPQTAEDFEKIADEEGRNKSELFREMLRVYRTWRKTQRFESLQRYGAARTSRLGIKSEKDVERLIQELRKS
- a CDS encoding putative toxin-antitoxin system toxin component, PIN family — translated: MRVVLDTNVLVSAFNFPGGPPEEVYRLALEGVIDLVISPPLLAELARVLTEKFDWEAVRVEEAIAEVADTGVVVRPNERVRVVEDDPADDRVLEAALEGAADIIVSGDMHVLRLKSWREIQIMNPSTFLAEFE